The Rhodobacter sp. genome segment GCGTGCACGTCATCGAGCGCCCCGGCGAGGCGGTGATGATCGGTTACATGCGCCGTGACGCGCCGGGGATGGAGCCGGTCAACGCGTTTCTGGCGGACCTGGTCGCCGAAGTGACCGAGTGATCGCGAAACAGGTCAGGCCGGCGCGCGCCGCGCCCCCTGCCCCCGGCGCTGCGGCCCAAGACGCAGCGCCAGCAGGGCCAGCACCACACCCAGATAGACAAAGGGTTCGGCGGGCCAGCCCTTGACCAGCCAGACATAGTGCACCGCGCCCAGAAGCACCGCCGCATAGGTCAGCCGGTGCAGCCGGCGCCAGCCCGACGCGCCCAGCCGGCGAATCGAGACGGCGTTCGAGGTCGCCGCCAGCGGGATAAGCGCCGTGAACCCGGCGAAACCGATCGTGATATAGGGCCGCTTGACCAGTTCCTCGCCGATCCGCGACAGGCTTTGCAGGTCCAGCACCGCCCAGACCGCCACATGCGCCAGCACGAAACCAAAGGCGGCAAGCCCCAGCGCGCGGCGGAACTTCAGCAAGCTGATCCCGGTCCAGACCCTGAGCGGCGTCACCACCAGCCCGGCGACCAGCCCTTGCAGCGCCAGTTCGCCGTAGCGGCGTTCCAGCGTGTTGATCGGTTCGGGACCCAGCGCGCCGGTCGCGCCTTGCCAGAACAGCCAGGCCGCCCAGGCCAGCGCCAGCACATAGATCGGCCACGACGGCACCCGCCGGGTCGCGCGATTGATCGCCTGCGCCCAGGCGGCCGGGATCAGGGCCATCAGTAATTCTCCCTGAGGTCCATCCCGTCATAGAGATGCGCCACCGCGTCGCCATAGCCGTTGAACATCAGCGTGGGTTGACGCCGGGCAAACAGGCCGCCGCCGATCTGCCGTTCGCTGGCCTGGCTCCAGCGTGGGTGATCGACCTCGGGGTTGACGTTGGAATAGAACCCGTATTCGCGGCTGTTCAGCCGGTTCCAGGTGGTCGGAGGCTGACGGTCGGTCAGGGTGATGCGCACGATCGACTTGATCGACTTGAATCCATATTTCCAAGGCACGACCAGCCGGATCGGCGCGCCGTTCTGGTTGGGCATGGGCTGGCCCCAGATGCCCGTTGCCAACAGTGTCAGCGGGTGCATCGCCTCGTCCAGCCTGAGCCCTTCGACATAGGGAAAGGGAATGACGCGGCTGCGCACGCCGGGCATGACGTCGGGTTGCACCGTGGTCTCGAAGGCGACGTAGCGGGCGCCCGACTGCACCCCCACCTTGTTCAGCACGTCGGCCAGTTCCACCCCGTTCCAGGGGATCACCGCCGACCAGGCCTCGACGCAGCGGAAGCGGTAGATGCGCTCCTCGACGCTCAGTCCGGCCAGCAGATCGGCCAGCGCATAGCTGCCAGGGCGGTCCACCATCCCGTCCACGCGGATCGACCAGGGACTGGTCACCAGCCCGGCCGCGTTGCGCGCCGGGTCCCCCTTGTCCACGCCGAATTCGTAATAGTTGTTGTAGCTCGAAATCTGTTCCAGCGTGTTGGGCGTCAGCGCCTGCGCGCGGCTTTCGCCCGCCAGCGACAGAACGCCGGCCGCGCCGGCCCCGGCGATCAGTTGGCGACGGTTCAGCCACATCGCCCGGGGGGTGACATCGGCATGGGTCAGGTCGTTTTTCCAGCGGTGAGCCATCGGGGCCTCCTTTGCGCCTGCGGTCCATGAACCATACGCACCAGGGGGCGGAAATGTTTCATCACGGGCCCGAATTCAAGCGTTCGTGACCGCGTCGAGCGCCGCGTCGATGTCCTGGGGGGTGGTGCGGTGGTTGGTGATCGCCGCGCGCAGGCAGGTGACGCCGCCGATCACGGTGGTGGAAAACACCGCCTCGCCAGAGAGTTGCAGCGCCTGGGCGATATGGGTGTTCCGCGCGCTCTGGTCCGCCGCGGGCAAGCGCGCATCGGCGGTGAACACGCAGAGGTTCGACACGACCGGAGCCGCCAGCCGCATCGGGGCGCGGGCTTCGACCCCTTGCCCCATACGCGCGGCCAGCGCACAGCAGCGCGTGATCGCCGCACCCAGCCCGTCCGCCCCATGCGCCCGGATTGCCGCCCAGGCCTTGAGCGCGCGATTGCCGCGCGACAGGTCGATGCCGTAGTCGCAAAACCAGGGATCGCCGCCACCCAGGCCCGCCGATTGGCCCGCCAGATAGGCCGGGCGCGCGGCAAAGGCGGCGCGGTGCGCGGCCTCGTCGCGGATCAGCACGAGGCCGCAGTCATAGGGCACGAACATCCATTTGTGGAAATCGCACGCCACCGAATCCGCCCGCCCGATGCCGTCGCTCAAGGCGCGCCAGGGCGTGTCCGCCAGCCGGGTCCAGGCCCCAAAAGCACCGTCCACATGCAGCCACAGCCCCTGTTCCGCCGCCAGATCGGCCAGCGCGTTCAGATCGTCGAATCGCCCCAGATCGACCGAGCCGGCCGTGCCGATCACCGCAAAGGGACAAAGACCCGCGGCGCGGTCCCGGGCGAGGGCGACGCGCAGCGCGTCCAGATCCATGCCCGCATCGGTTTCCGGGATAGCGCGCAGCGCCTGGTGCCCCAGTCCCAGCAGTTCCATTGCCTTGCGCGCGGCGTTATGCGCGCCCGCGCCGGCATAGGCGACCAGTCCTGGCGCGACCCCGCGCGAACGGACCTCGGGCTGGGCGCGGCCGCGCGCGGCGGCCAGCGCGATCACGGTGGCCTGCGAGGTGCCGGTGACCAGCACGCCGCTGCCGGTGTCGGGAAAGCCCATCACCTGGCGGGTCCAGTCGATCACGGCGCGCTCGATCTCGATCGCGCCATGGGCGCGCCCGCCGAGGTTGGCATTCATCGTCGCCGCGACCATTTCGGCCATCACGCCGCTGGCCAACCCGGTGCCGTGCACCCAGCCCCAGAATCGCGGATGCGTGTTGCCGGTGCCCCAGGGCAGCACCTGTTCGGTCAGTTCGCGCGCCAGCGCCACCTCGCCCCGTGCCACGCCGTCCAGCGCATAGCCAGCGCGGACGGTTTCG includes the following:
- a CDS encoding amino acid decarboxylase, translated to MADTLDPADWDAYRRAAHALLDACMDRLETARAHPWKPLPETVRAGYALDGVARGEVALARELTEQVLPWGTGNTHPRFWGWVHGTGLASGVMAEMVAATMNANLGGRAHGAIEIERAVIDWTRQVMGFPDTGSGVLVTGTSQATVIALAAARGRAQPEVRSRGVAPGLVAYAGAGAHNAARKAMELLGLGHQALRAIPETDAGMDLDALRVALARDRAAGLCPFAVIGTAGSVDLGRFDDLNALADLAAEQGLWLHVDGAFGAWTRLADTPWRALSDGIGRADSVACDFHKWMFVPYDCGLVLIRDEAAHRAAFAARPAYLAGQSAGLGGGDPWFCDYGIDLSRGNRALKAWAAIRAHGADGLGAAITRCCALAARMGQGVEARAPMRLAAPVVSNLCVFTADARLPAADQSARNTHIAQALQLSGEAVFSTTVIGGVTCLRAAITNHRTTPQDIDAALDAVTNA
- the msrQ gene encoding protein-methionine-sulfoxide reductase heme-binding subunit MsrQ; this encodes MALIPAAWAQAINRATRRVPSWPIYVLALAWAAWLFWQGATGALGPEPINTLERRYGELALQGLVAGLVVTPLRVWTGISLLKFRRALGLAAFGFVLAHVAVWAVLDLQSLSRIGEELVKRPYITIGFAGFTALIPLAATSNAVSIRRLGASGWRRLHRLTYAAVLLGAVHYVWLVKGWPAEPFVYLGVVLALLALRLGPQRRGQGARRAPA
- the msrP gene encoding protein-methionine-sulfoxide reductase catalytic subunit MsrP codes for the protein MAHRWKNDLTHADVTPRAMWLNRRQLIAGAGAAGVLSLAGESRAQALTPNTLEQISSYNNYYEFGVDKGDPARNAAGLVTSPWSIRVDGMVDRPGSYALADLLAGLSVEERIYRFRCVEAWSAVIPWNGVELADVLNKVGVQSGARYVAFETTVQPDVMPGVRSRVIPFPYVEGLRLDEAMHPLTLLATGIWGQPMPNQNGAPIRLVVPWKYGFKSIKSIVRITLTDRQPPTTWNRLNSREYGFYSNVNPEVDHPRWSQASERQIGGGLFARRQPTLMFNGYGDAVAHLYDGMDLRENY